In Dama dama isolate Ldn47 chromosome X, ASM3311817v1, whole genome shotgun sequence, one genomic interval encodes:
- the RLIM gene encoding E3 ubiquitin-protein ligase RLIM, which yields MESSDCNDKGSGDQSAAQRRSQMDRLDREEAFYQFVNNLSEEDYRLMRDNNLLGTPGESTEEELLRRLQQIKEGPPPQNSDENRGGDSSDDVSNGDSIIDWLNSVRQTGNTTRSGQRGNQSWRAVSRTNPNSGDFRFSLEINVNRNNGSQNPENENEPSTRRSSGESMDNNSQRQVENPRSESTSARPPRSERNSTEALTGEAPPTRGQRRARSRSPDHRRTRARAERSRSPLHPMSEIPRRSHHSISSQTFEHPLVNETEGSSRTRHHVTLRQQISGPDLLTRGLFAASGTRNASQGAGSSDTTGNGESTGSGQRPPTIVLDLQVRRVRPGEYRQRDSIASRTRSRSQTPNNTVTYESERGGFRRTFSRSERAGVRTYVSTIRIPIRRILNTGLSETTSVAIQTMLRQIMTGFGELSYFMYSDSDSEPSGSVSSRNMERSESRNGRGGSSGSSSSGSSSNSSPSSSSNGESSENSSEVFEGSNEGSSSSGSSGARREGRHRAPVTFDESGSLPFLSLAQFFLLNEDDDDQPRGLTKEQIDNLAMRSFGENDALKTCSVCITEYTEGNKLRKLPCSHEYHVHCIDRWLSENSTCPICRRAVLASGNRESVV from the exons ATGGAAAGCTCAGATTGTAACGATAAAGGAAGTGGTGATCAGTCTGCAGCACAGCGCAGAAGTCAGATGGACCGATTGGATCGGGAAGAAGCTTTCTATCAATTTGTAAATAACCTCAGTGAAGAAGATTATAGGCTTATGAGGGATAACAATTTGCTAGGCACCCCAG GTGAAAGTACTGAGGAAGAGTTGCTGAGGAGACTACAACAAATTAAAGAGGGCCCACCACCACAAAACTCAGATGAAAATAGAG gtggagactCTTCAGATGATGTATCTAATGGTGACTCTATAATAGACTGGCTTAACTCAGTCAGACAAACTGGAAATACAACAAGAAGTGGGCAAAGAGGAAACCAATCTTGGAGAGCAGTGAGCCGGACTAATCCAAACAGTGGTGATTTCAGATTCAGTTTAGAGATCAATGTTAACCGTAATAATGGGAGCCAAAATCCAGAGAATGAAAATGAACCATCTACAAGACGTTCTAGTGGAGAAAGTATGGACAACAACAGCCAAAGACAAGTGGAAAATCCACGATCTGAATCAACATCTGCAAGGCCACCCAGATCAGAACGAAATTCAACTGAAGCATTAACAGGAGAAGCCCCACCTACCAGAGGTCAGAGAAGGGCAAGAAGTAGGAGCCCAGACCATCGGAGAACCCGAGCAAGAGCTGAAAGAAGTAGATCACCTCTACATCCAATGAGTGAAATTCCACGAAGATCTCATCATAGTATCTCATCTCAGACTTTTGAGCATCCTTTGGTAAATGAGACTGAAGGAAGTTCTAGAACCCGGCACCACGTGACATTAAGACAGCAAATAAGTGGACCTGACTTACTAACTAGAGGTCTTTTTGCAGCTTCTGGAACAAGAAATGCTTCACAAGGAGCAGGATCTTCAGACACAACTGGCAATGGTGAATCTACAGGATCAGGCCAGAGACCTCCAACCATAGTCCTTGATCTTCAAGTAAGAAGAGTTCGTCCTGGAGAATATCGGCAGAGAGATAGCATAGCTAGCAGAACTCGGTCAAGGTCTCAGACGCCAAACAACACCGTCACTtatgaaagtgaacgaggaggtTTTAGGCGTACATTTTCACGTTCTGAGCGAGCAGGTGTGAGAACCTATGTCAGTACCATCAGAATTCCAATTCGTAGAATCTTAAATACTGGTTTAAGTGAGACTACATCTGTTGCAATTCAGACCATGTTAAGGCAGATAATGACAGGTTTTGGTGAGTTAAGCTACTTTATGTACAGTGATAGTGATTCAGAGCCTAGTGGCTCAGTCTCGAGTCGAAATATGGAAAGGTCAGAGTCACGGAATGGAAGAGGGGGTTCTAGTGGTAGTAGCAGTTCTGGTTCAAGTTCCAATTCGAGTCCTAGTTCCAGTTCCAATGGCGAAAGTTCAGAGAATAGCTCAGAGGTATTTGAAGGCAGTAATGAAGGAAGCTCATCATCAGGCTCATCAGGTGCCAGGCGAGAGGGTCGACACAGGGCCCCAGTAACATTTGATGAAAGTGGCTCTCTGCCCTTCCTTAGTCTCGCTCAGTTTTTCCTCTTAAATGAGGATgatgatgaccaacctagaggaCTCACCAAAGAACAGATTGACAACTTGGCAATGAGAAGTTTTGGTGAAAATGATGCATTAAAAACCTGTAGTGTTTGCAttacagaatacacagaaggcaACAAACTTCGTAAACTACCTTGTTCCCATGAGTACCATGTCCACTGCATCGATCGCTGGTTATCTGAAAATTCAACTTGTCCTATTTGTCGCAGAGCAGTCTTAGCTTCTGGTAACAGAGAAAGTGTTGTGTGA